From Phycisphaerae bacterium, one genomic window encodes:
- a CDS encoding S8 family serine peptidase, which yields MERQTNKERCNIGLIISAAAVQLIFPFGAIANEKHRIYSPAVVEAREAARQMGVPENQLPRRTVAENRLHKQSLPRWQRKLNSMVLDRYERLMEDEIVQQPHLAPKYATPHVRIDDRARLLVEMRVDSVDSFDAPYLASLGGRLHSRAKGYGLLVAWIPVDKLQAIAERNDVRRIFDAAPLTSDLGSATTEGDALHGADQVRTMFGYDGTGQTVGVISDGVNDLADAISTGDLVTVDVLSDYTDASRRYNEGTAMLEIIADMAPGANLMFHSGLFEPDFINAVRALVDAGATIIVDDLTSSAHRLFEPGPVTQAKIDAVEQGVFYTASAGNRAQRHYEEEFNGPSVNVTLGPNTYNRPHRFAPFNWQLRMKAPPSGAVTICLQWAEPYGSASINLDLYLLGESGNLLDSSTDPQDGDDDPIECIDTTVSPNSFVNVVVDATTGDPDVFFDLRGAGTTDWQYLVSAGSINGASRAEEIYAVGAHGNGLMPGSADSIDASSSRGPVKQIIPFELTWMKPDIAAASFVQISGAGGFGYTGCPGLPSSTSCFPGTSAAAPHVAGCAALLLQARPWLSPAQVAQVLDDTADDIEAGGPDNTAGHGRMDCLAAVRRLRNTGTNFANNAFDSGTLGSDTAAGPAAEVAWVGPIWASRDANTPGCPCDISCPCVAVEYNNYFKFDLLRVYNEIISAKLVLEYPVGAHVVPTEYETDSQLFVLHEVTSDPDSFGYDFLAGTIRPFSESVYNDLADGPTFGFQQISAADEGSLIEIELNVAAITAMNTARGNVFTIGGRNVGPGGLGTIASNDVPPHLIFANTGLPGATDPSFGFPTIRRLKYAMCDASSPGNTACGTNVEAAAGGHTVTFESVIVAGETTITESSVGEDPPAGFRQACDPPQYFDVSTTATVAGNISVCLTYDDVACPDEEFITLWHFVDGAWENVTDPAPPDNPDTTANIICGTVTELSPFLLAVDIACASGNCNPIPAVSHWGIVILALLVCALGTAIYGPRTRWRRHG from the coding sequence ATGGAGCGTCAAACGAATAAAGAGCGTTGCAACATCGGCTTGATCATATCGGCAGCGGCGGTTCAGCTCATTTTTCCTTTTGGGGCCATCGCGAACGAGAAACATAGGATTTATTCCCCCGCGGTGGTGGAGGCACGTGAAGCAGCCCGTCAGATGGGCGTGCCGGAAAATCAGCTTCCACGACGAACAGTGGCGGAAAATCGGTTGCACAAACAATCGCTCCCGCGTTGGCAGCGTAAGCTTAACAGCATGGTGCTGGATCGATACGAGCGACTCATGGAAGACGAGATCGTTCAGCAGCCCCACCTAGCACCGAAGTATGCCACACCTCACGTGCGTATCGACGATCGTGCTCGACTCTTGGTCGAAATGCGCGTCGACTCGGTGGATTCGTTTGATGCCCCGTATCTCGCGTCGTTGGGAGGCCGTCTCCACAGCCGAGCAAAGGGTTACGGCTTGCTGGTCGCTTGGATACCCGTTGACAAGCTGCAAGCCATTGCAGAGCGTAACGACGTACGGAGGATCTTTGACGCGGCTCCGCTGACAAGTGATCTGGGGAGTGCCACAACTGAAGGGGATGCACTTCATGGCGCCGACCAAGTCCGCACAATGTTCGGCTATGACGGCACCGGTCAGACGGTGGGCGTGATATCCGACGGTGTTAATGACTTGGCAGACGCCATTTCCACGGGAGACCTCGTTACGGTAGATGTGCTGAGCGACTATACAGACGCTTCGCGAAGGTACAACGAAGGCACGGCGATGCTCGAGATCATCGCTGACATGGCACCGGGCGCGAATTTGATGTTTCACTCCGGCTTATTCGAGCCTGATTTCATCAACGCCGTCAGAGCCTTGGTCGACGCCGGAGCCACAATCATTGTTGATGACCTTACATCAAGCGCGCATCGACTATTCGAGCCCGGACCCGTCACCCAGGCCAAGATCGATGCGGTAGAACAGGGTGTATTCTACACCGCGTCGGCGGGAAATCGTGCCCAGCGGCACTACGAAGAGGAATTCAATGGCCCCTCGGTGAACGTGACCTTGGGCCCGAATACGTACAACCGCCCGCATCGATTTGCCCCATTCAATTGGCAATTACGTATGAAGGCTCCGCCGTCCGGCGCCGTAACTATCTGCCTGCAATGGGCAGAGCCTTACGGATCTGCGAGTATCAACCTGGATTTGTACCTGCTGGGCGAGAGCGGCAACCTGCTTGATTCAAGTACCGACCCCCAAGACGGCGATGATGACCCGATCGAGTGCATTGATACCACGGTAAGCCCCAACAGTTTTGTCAATGTCGTCGTTGATGCGACGACCGGCGATCCCGACGTATTCTTCGATCTCCGCGGAGCGGGCACCACGGATTGGCAATACCTCGTATCCGCGGGAAGCATTAATGGTGCATCGCGAGCGGAAGAGATCTATGCGGTTGGTGCGCATGGCAATGGCTTGATGCCTGGTTCTGCGGATTCGATCGATGCCTCGAGTAGTCGTGGACCTGTCAAGCAAATCATCCCATTCGAATTGACTTGGATGAAGCCCGACATCGCGGCCGCGAGTTTCGTGCAGATCTCCGGAGCCGGGGGCTTTGGGTATACGGGTTGTCCCGGGCTACCGTCGAGTACAAGCTGTTTTCCGGGTACCTCGGCAGCCGCGCCGCACGTTGCTGGCTGCGCCGCGCTCTTGCTCCAGGCTCGCCCCTGGCTCAGCCCCGCCCAGGTCGCTCAGGTTCTCGACGACACGGCCGACGACATCGAGGCGGGCGGACCGGACAACACCGCGGGCCACGGCAGAATGGATTGCCTTGCAGCTGTTCGAAGACTGCGCAACACCGGCACGAACTTTGCTAATAATGCATTTGACAGTGGAACCCTCGGGTCCGATACCGCAGCAGGCCCAGCAGCGGAAGTCGCGTGGGTGGGGCCCATTTGGGCCAGTCGTGATGCCAACACGCCCGGCTGCCCTTGCGACATCTCCTGCCCTTGCGTGGCCGTTGAGTACAACAACTACTTTAAGTTTGACTTGCTGAGAGTCTACAACGAGATCATCAGCGCCAAACTCGTCCTGGAATATCCGGTGGGCGCGCATGTTGTGCCAACCGAGTATGAAACGGATTCGCAACTCTTCGTTCTCCACGAGGTCACATCAGACCCGGATAGTTTCGGCTATGACTTCCTGGCCGGCACGATTCGCCCGTTTTCGGAGTCAGTGTACAACGACCTCGCCGACGGGCCGACTTTTGGTTTTCAGCAAATCAGTGCCGCCGACGAAGGCAGCCTGATCGAGATCGAACTGAATGTAGCTGCGATAACGGCGATGAATACAGCGCGCGGCAACGTCTTTACCATTGGAGGTAGAAACGTTGGCCCCGGTGGACTTGGGACCATCGCGTCCAACGATGTACCACCTCACCTGATATTTGCCAACACGGGTCTGCCGGGCGCCACCGATCCCAGTTTCGGCTTTCCTACGATTCGACGTCTGAAGTATGCAATGTGCGATGCCTCATCCCCCGGAAATACGGCATGCGGCACGAATGTAGAGGCTGCAGCAGGTGGTCACACAGTGACTTTCGAATCCGTAATCGTTGCTGGTGAAACAACGATTACCGAGAGTTCCGTCGGCGAAGATCCGCCTGCAGGTTTCCGGCAAGCATGCGATCCGCCCCAGTATTTTGATGTGTCGACCACCGCAACGGTTGCCGGGAACATCTCAGTCTGCCTAACTTATGATGACGTGGCCTGCCCAGACGAAGAATTCATTACGCTCTGGCATTTTGTGGACGGCGCTTGGGAAAACGTGACCGATCCGGCACCGCCTGATAATCCGGACACCACCGCCAATATCATCTGCGGCACGGTAACGGAGCTCTCACCATTCCTGCTGGCCGTTGACATAGCCTGTGCCAGCGGCAACTGCAACCCCATCCCCGCGGTCTCGCATTGGGGCATCGTTATCTTGGCGCTTCTGGTTTGCGCGCTAGGAACTGCGATTTATGGCCCCCGGACACGTTGGCGCCGGCATGGATAA
- a CDS encoding integrase core domain-containing protein — translation MIAPRSPRQNAFAERVIGSIRRECLDHVIVLNERHLRRILHDYFQYYHEARTHLSLGRNAPISREVEPPSKGRLVAVPQVGGLHHRYRRAA, via the coding sequence ATGATCGCGCCGCGCTCGCCAAGGCAGAATGCGTTCGCCGAAAGAGTGATCGGTTCAATAAGGCGAGAGTGTCTTGACCATGTGATCGTGCTTAACGAGCGCCACCTTCGAAGAATTCTGCACGACTACTTTCAGTACTACCACGAAGCCCGCACGCATCTTTCGCTTGGTCGAAACGCGCCGATCTCGCGAGAAGTTGAGCCACCATCGAAGGGGCGACTCGTCGCCGTTCCGCAGGTCGGGGGCTTGCATCATCGGTATCGCCGAGCCGCCTGA